The proteins below come from a single Triticum aestivum cultivar Chinese Spring chromosome 5D, IWGSC CS RefSeq v2.1, whole genome shotgun sequence genomic window:
- the LOC123124217 gene encoding ureide permease 1-like, translated as MFVVEDKGSAIALMCAALLFLGTWPALLTLLERRGRLPQHTYLDYSITNLLAAVLIALTLGQLGESKQNMPNFFTQLSQDSWPSVLFAMAGGLVLSIGNLSTQYAWAYVGLSVTEVICASMVVVIGTTLNYFLDNRINRADILFTGVACFLVAVILGTAVHSSNAADNEEKLSESTNGYNLGKNGGMEPSKQDALEVDIENGAYAEEATRAEAGTAEYLIELEGRRSVKVFGSSTLKGLGLVFFAGVCLSLFSPALNLATNDQWHTLKDGVPHLVVYTAFFYFSVSCFVIGVGLNILFLYRPMAGVPKSSFKAYLSDWEGRQWALLAGLLCGFGNGFQFMGGQAAGYAAADAVEALPLVSTFWGIVLFGEYRKSSKKTYTLLVLMLLMFVAAVATLMASAGHRSTK; from the exons ATGTTCGTCGTAGAAGACAAGGGCAGTGCCATTGCTCTCATGTGTGCCGCCCTCCTCTTCTTGGGCACATGGCCAGCATTGCTCACCCTCTTGGAGCGCAGGGGACGGCTGCCGCAGCACACGTACCTCGATTACTCGATCACCAACCTCCTCGCCGCGGTCCTCATCGCGCTTACCCTGGGCCAGCTTGGGGAGAGCAAGCAAAACATGCCCAATTTCTTCACCCAGCTCAGTCAG GATAGCTGGCCTTCAGTATTGTTTGCAATGGCAGGGGGCCTTGTGCTCAGTATTGGGAACCTTTCTACACAGTATGCTTGGGCATATGTGGGTCTCTCGGTTACTGAGGTTATCTGCGCAAGCATGGTTGTTGTAATAG GCACAACACTGAATTATTTCCTGGACAACCGCATCAACAGGGCGGATATTCTTTTCACTGGAGTGGCTTGCTTCCTTGTTGCAGTCATCCTTGGGACTGCTGTACACTCTTCTAATGCAGCTGATAATGAAGAAAAACTAAGTGAATCCACAAATGGCTACAACCTTGG GAAAAATGGAGGTATGGAGCCAAGCAAACAAG ATGCACTAGAGGTGGACATAGAGAATGGAGCTTATGCAGAAGAGGCCACCAGAGCTGAAGCAGGAACTGCAGAATACCTAATTGAGCTCGAAGGGCGGCGTTCGGTTAAG GTGTTTGGGTCGAGCACCCTCAAGGGGCTTGGGCTGGTTTTCTTTGCCGGGGTGTGCCTCTCGCTCTTCTCCCCAGCACTCAACCTCGCCACCAATGACCAGTGGCACACCTTGAAAGACGGCGTCCCGCACCTGGTTGTGTACACTGCCTTCTTTTACTTCTCCGTGTCGTGCTTTGTCATCGGTGTCGGGCTCAACATCTTGTTCCTCTACCGCCCGATGGCCGGCGTGCCAAAGTCGTCCTTCAAGGCCTATCTGAGTGACTGGGAAGGCAGGCAGTGGGCTCTCCTCGCCGGCTTGCTTTGTGGCTTCGGCAATGGCTTCCAGTTCATGGGTGGGCAGGCTGCTGGTTATGCTGCTGCTGATGCTGTTGAG GCATTGCCACTTGTGAGCACATTCTGGGGCATCGTGCTATTCGGGGAGTACCGCAAGTCGTCCAAGAAAACCTACACTCTGCTCGTGTTGATGCTGCTCATGTTCGTCGCGGCTGTAGCAACGCTCATGGCTTCAGCAGGTCACAGGAGCACAAAGTGA
- the LOC123124216 gene encoding pentatricopeptide repeat-containing protein At3g53700, chloroplastic-like, giving the protein MAGHLAKNPFLLLLQPRRLCTAAASSSAAAGELAPSPVVEEIPRDDDLAEESRSRLVRDTCKLLELRGSWTPKLEAQLRHLLRVLSPPQVRAVLRAQAQTDARAAFEFFRWADRQWRYRHALEAFDEMLSPLSHTRLHDPARHVMRLMIRRRMRRRTQQFAHLMLSYSCAGKLRSAMRVLQLMQKDGCAPDISICNVAVNVLVFAGCIDKALEFSDRMRRVGVELDVVPYNCLIKGLCSVRRVVEALEMIGVMLQNGCPPDKIIYYTVMAEVRGLLRRMRNDAGLFPDQVTYNMLIHVLAKHGHADEALEFLRESEGKRFRVDGHAVVHSFCLNGRMTEAKEIVSEMISKECHPDVVTYSAVVDGFCRIGEIDQARKMMKHMYKNGCKPNIVRHTALLNGLCKAGKTSEARELLNNSAEEWWTPSDITYSVVMHGFRREGKLKESCDVVTQMLQKGFFPTTVESNLLIHASCLHSSRTRRVRTLKVL; this is encoded by the coding sequence ATGGCCGGGCATCTAGCCAAAAACccatttctcctcctcctccagccccGCCGCCTGTGCACCGCCGCCGCATCCTCCTCGGCCGCCGCGGGAGAACTCGCCCCCTCGCCCGTCGTCGAGGAGATTCCCCGCGACGATGACCTCGCGGAGGAGTCGCGCAGCCGCCTCGTGCGCGACACCTGCAAGCTGCTCGAGCTCCGGGGCTCGTGGACCCCGAAGCTGGAGGCGCAGCTCCGGCACCTGCTCCGGGTGCTCTCCCCGCCGCAGGTCCGCGCCGTGCTCCGCGCGCAGGCGCAGACGGACGCCCGCGCCGCGTTCGAGTTCTTCCGCTGGGCCGACCGCCAGTGGCGCTACCGGCACGCCCTGGAGGCGTTCGACGAAATGCTGAGCCCCCTCAGCCACACCAGGCTCCACGACCCCGCCCGGCACGTCATGCGCCTCATGATCCGCCGCCGCATGAGGCGCCGGACGCAGCAGTTCGCGCACCTCATGCTCTCGTACAGCTGCGCGGGGAAGCTCCGCTCCGCCATGCGCGTGCTCCAACTCATGCAGAAGGACGGGTGCGCGCCTGACATATCGATATGCAATGTGGCGGTGAATGTGCTTGTTTTTGCTGGCTGCATCGACAAGGCGCTTGAGTTTAGCGACCGGATGCGACGTGTTGGGGTCGAGCTGGATGTAGTCCCATACAATTGCCTTATCAAGGGGTTGTGTAGCGTGCGGAGGGTTGTTGAGGCGCTAGAGATGATCGGTGTGATGCTGCAAAATGGGTGCCCACCTGATAAGATTATCTATTATACAGTGATGGCAGAGGTGCGGGGTTTGCTTCGGAGGATGAGGAATGATGCGGGTCTATTTCCAGATCAGGTCACGTATAACATGCTCATCCATGTGCTTGCAAAGCATGGGCATGCAGATGAGGCGTTGGAGTTCTTGAGGGAGTCAGAGGGGAAAAGGTTCCGTGTTGATGggcatgcagttgtgcactctttCTGCTTGAATGGGAGGATGACTGAGGCAAAGGAGATTGTAAGTGAGATGATCTCAAAAGAATGTCACCCTGACGTTGTCACGTATAGCGCAGTTGTTGATGGGTTCTGCCGGATCGGGGAAATTGATCAAGCAAGAAAGATGATGAAGCATATGTATAAGAATGGCTGCAAGCCAAACATAGTCAGACATACTGCATTATTAAATGGTCTCTGCAAAGCTGGGAAAACTTCAGAGGCTCGGGAATTGCTAAACAACAGTGCAGAGGAGTGGTGGACTCCAAGTGATATCACATACAGTGTTGTAATGCATGGGTTTAGAAGAGAAGGGAAACTAAAGGAATCATGTGATGTCGTTACCCAGATGTTGCAGAAGGGTTTCTTTCCCACTACTGTGGAGAGTAACTTACTGATCCAtgcgtcatgtctacatagttctcgaacccgtagggtccgcacgcttaaagttttgtga